AAGCTTCACTCTTAAAATGTTCCGCATCCGGATTGGAAAATGTTTCTAAAATAGGAATCGAAAAAACATGATAGGAGAAAGAGGAAGGAAGCAAAAAATGGCTGATGCGGTGATCGATGCCGTCAACATCATACTCAAAATTACCGTGGCTCCAAAAAACCTGTTGCGTCGCACTCCACGTAGAAAAGAGGAAATTGCCAATAGGCATATTATTGGTTGCAACAATCATAATGTCTATTTCGCGTTTTTGCATATCTTCGCGTATTGCAAGCGCTCGCTTTAAATGGCTTTGAAAATTACACTGCAGATCAAGACTTTGCATCGCTACTTCACTGACATCAAAACCCAATTTTTTAATCTCAGAAATCAGTTTAACATCGTCTAAATTTTTTTCGACGGTTGCCATTGAATACACAATCAACTCATAGTTTTGGCAAAAAAGTGGCTCTTTTGCAAGAGCACTTAAAAGGGAAAATTCGACCATATAAGGTGAATTTTTAACAATACGATCTTTAATAAGGGCAATACGTTTTTTTACATGTAAGAAGTTTCGAGTGACGCCAAGAGGTAATGGATAAGAGGCATAAAGTAGGCTCGCTTCGCGTTCTACCTCATCGTTGAAACGTTTGAATTCTTCTTGTGTTTGTGCACGATTGAGAAAAACATGACTCATCACCATATGTAAACTCATCGCTTCATCTATCCATCCATGCTCTTTACATGTAAGAAAAAGTTCTCGAAGTTTTGGATAAATACGATCACTCCACAAGCGATGATTTTCATATCCATTGATCTGCCAAAAAAGTCCAAGTATCCAGATACCAATGCCCATGCGCTCACTATGCGCTGCTTTTAAAAAGCGCTCTTGACTTAAAGCTTGAACCATACCCAAAGATACCACATCAAACGAGATATGACATTGCTCACAAAAGCTTTTCAAAGCTTTGGCTTCAGTGTCCATTTTATTATAACACATGCCATCAAACCAAAGATGTTCACCCAAAAACCAAGCTATGCTTTGCTCTCCTTCACCATTTGCCATCCGTAAAACACAGAGTAAGTGGGCAAAAATATATTTCTCTTTTTGCGCATTACTATAACCATCATAGGCTTTCTCAAATAATGCAATCAATTGCGTGATAGCCGGATCTTTCTCAATGACTGCTTGCGAAAAAAGAAACCATAAATTGACATAGTTGTTTTCGAGTAAATACCCTTGTTTCAAGGCTTCGTAAATCTGAATTCGAAGAGAGTACAAGAGTTTCTCTTTGAGTACTTTTGAACACTGCAAAGAAGTTGCGTGTTGGGTGCGTTTAAAAAGCTCAGGAATACTGGCTCTTAAAAGAGCCTCAAATGTTTGAAAATCAAGAGGCGATGATAGCGCTTGCGTCAATTTTTCAACATAAGGATGATCACTCATGAGGCATTTGCTTTTGTACGCCTTTGGCGTTCATAGTGCGAGCCTTTCCGCTTCATTGCAGTCTGAATAGCATCAATACATCCAGCCAGTCCAAAAAACCACTTTTGATACACCTTCATCCAATCAAGAAGCTTTTGGTACGCCTCCTCTTCCGTGGAGGTACTGCGCACTTCTATCTTAGCAATTTCAATTTCATATGGCATTAGCATAGATTGAGCAATATGCCAGATAGCTTGCTTGAACATCTCTGTCTCGGTTACACTGCGAAAATCATAAATCTGTTTTTGAAGTGCCTGTAGCTCTGATAGATTCATCTTCTCTTGATCAGCTTTTTCGCACACTGTTGCGATCTGGAGAAACAATGACTCAACGCCCTCTCGTTGTTTGGCAATATAGGCAATCATGATCTTAAGCTTTTTTTCGACAAGATCTTTAACGTTTTTTAACTCTTTAGGCTTTATTTTTTTGAGTACGATTGGTTTTTTGACCTTAAATTGATCTACTTTTGTTTTGATAACTTCAGCAAAAGGAAGTTCAAGGGCACCATGAATTCGCGCACCTCCTTCTGTGGCATTAATGGTTAGCATGCTCTCTTTTGTATCACGAATATCTTTTTCGAAAAAGCCACGGAACATATTCCATACCGCTATCGTACGTATTTTTTTACCCCCACCATACGCTTCAACCCAACCGTCATTTTTATTTTGTTTGACTTCATCTTGACCAAATAAGTGCCCTGAAGAGTGACTCATGCCATCTTCACCATACGCCAAATCTTGTCCAATAAGGACACATGTGTGAAAATGGCTGTGATAAATAAGCTCATACGCCATATTGGCGGCACTCATACCCATCCCGATATATCCCCACTCTTGAGGTCCAGGAAGTGTCATATAGCCAAAAGGGCGCATACTCATCTGTATGACACCCCCTTTGATATTATCGATGACTTCAGGATGTTGCAGTGAACTTAAGGCAAAAATCACGCCATCAAATGCCTCCTTGGGAGTATCTTTGAAAAAACGTCCCGTCAGAGGAACCCTTTCCATAGAGACAACAATATCAGGCTTAATTCCATGGCGTGTTAAGACAGGAAAACTCGCATCAACCGCAACGATGGTTACATAAGGAGTTATCTCTTTGAGAAGGGGAAGTTGTTTTGCCAAAGAAGGACCCGTGGATGCCAAAACGGCAATTTCTGTATTTTTAGCTTTTTTAATCAATTCAAAAAGAGAGGGTGTTTGAAGCATCAATGGTAAGTTCATAAAATGATGCTCCATTCCAATGAGTGAGTCTATCGCATCATTGCCAATGCCTGCAATAATTTGCTGAATTCCTTCAATAAAGGCTCTATTGGCTTTCATCATGATGTCATGATACGTTTCATAGTAAGAGCTCATAATATGCAAATCATATAATTTGACATATTTTTGCTCTTCTAATTTGGAGAAAAAACCTGCCATATTAGGTTTACTAATTTGAGACGATGCAACAAGCACCAAGCGACCATTTTTTAATGCTTCAGAAAAATCAATTAAATGAAATACGATATAAACAATTGAAGGATCAGGTTCTATGACAAGAATACGTTTATGTTCTATATTTTGAAGGAGTTCGTACAATAATACCCCATTACCAAAACCAAAAAAATAGAGATACGGATAGGTCTGGTATTGTTTGTACTGATCACGTTGGGTGATAAGAATATCGTGTGGTTTTGCATCATAAAGAGGCTTAAAACTCTGTGTATGAACGAGATTGAGAGTCTCTATATTCTCTTGTTCTATAAAAACTTCATACAATAACGCTTCTTTCGCTTTTTGCATTGCTTCTGCAAAAATTGGGCTTACTTTGTGTAGCTCCGAAAAATTTTTTTCATATAAATCCATTGGCATACACCTTAAAAAAATATCTTTTTCGTTTAAAGCAAAATATATACCGTAATAAAAAAAGGGGAGCTAGCGGATATTCTCCGCTAGCTCCCCTTCGAGTAGCACTACGCTATTTTAAACTATTGAAGTAGTTTAAGTACGTTTTCTTGTGAAGCGTTAGCTTGGCTCAATGCATAACTTCCTGATTGTGAAAGAATGTTATATTTTGAGTAATTTGCTGACTCAGTCGCAAAGTCAACGTCACGGATTTGAGATTCCGCTGATGTAACGTTTACTTGTGTAACAGAGATATTGCTGATGGTTGATTCCAATTGATTTTGAACAGAACCAATATCCGCACGAATACTATCAAGTGTCTCTTGCGCCGTTTGAGCAATGGAGATCATCGCTTGTGCACCCGCATACGTGGTTACACCTGCTGTCAAATCTTCGCCATACCCTGTCGCTGTTGAACTCGTATACGCACCTATTGCATCCGCATCACCAGAAGAAATTTCACCCATCATATCGCTAAGGCTTAAGCTCGCTTCTGCTGCACTGCTTAGACCTGTTGAGCTATAACCCGTTACAACAATATCTGCTGCACCAGAACGTGTGAGTGTTAAACGTCCTGTATAATCACCTGCAGAGATACCTACAGTAGTCAATGATCCACCTGAAAGTTGGATTGCTCTACCATCCGTTGAAGTAAGCTCTAATTTACCTTCAGCGTCAATACTTGCACTAACACCTGTTGTGTCAGAGTATTGATTGATCGCATCGACGACAGTACCGCTACTATCATTTTTTTCTACATCAAGAGATGATGCAATGGTAATACCATTGATAGTAAGATTTGTAATCGTACCAGAAGCAATAGCTGTACTACCTGTTTCAGTTAAGCTCCAGCTCGCCGTGACGCCTGTTGCATCTGTACTTTTATTGATCTCATCTGCTAATGCACCAATACCTGTGCCCGCACTGGTACTAATAACAACAGAAGCAATTTTAACATCCGCACCCGTAGAAGAAGAGAATGTAAGCGTTGCTTCACCAAGAGTTGTTCCCATATCACTGGTTTCAAAACGTGTTTGACCAATTTTATCAGAACTTGTTGATGCAATACTCATACTGACCGTTTGGTTAGAATACGCACCAATTTGGAACTCAGAGTTGGTAAAGTTACCTGAAAGAAGGTTTTTACCATTGTATGAAGTGGTAGACGCGATGTTATCAAGCTCTTCCAACAAAGAAGCGATGTCAGATTGAAGTGCTTGACGTGAACTTGAACTTTGACCATCTTGCGCAGCTTGTACAGCTTTGGTTTTGATGGTATCAAGAATGCTAATTTGCTCATCCATCGCACCATCTGCAATTTGAGCGATAGATACTCCATCGTTCGCATTAGAGATCGCTTGGCTAAGAGAACTAGCTTGTGAACGAAGAGAGTCAGCAATTGACATACCTGATGCATCATCAGCTGCAGAGTTGATTCTCAAACCTGAAGACAATTTGGAGAGCGAGTCGTTCAAACTGTTACTTGTTTTGTTAAGGCTGGTTTGCGCAGTAAGAGCCGCAATGTTCGTGTTAATACGGAAACTCATGATAAATCCTTTTATCTTTGGTATTTCGCAGGCGTCCTTGCCTTTGATGAAAACAAGATCGTCGCCTCAAAAAAAAACTTTAATCCCAAGCGCTATTTTTAAAAAGATTTTTTTTAGATAGAATACACAAAAATGTTTACATGTAAAATGGAAAAGAATTGAAAAATCTCATTATTGTCGAATCCCCGACTAAAGCAAAAACGATTAAGAACTTTTTAGGTAAAGACTACACAGTTGTCGCTTCCAAAGGACATATCCGCGATCTTCCCAAAAGCAGTTTTGGTATCAAGATCGACAACCAAACCTTTACCCCAGAGTACCGCATCCCTAAAGATCATGCGGCGGTGGTGAAAGAGATCAAAGATCTCGCAAAAACGGCTGATCAAGTCTATATCGCGACCGATGAGGACCGCGAGGGTGAAGCTATTGGTTTTCATATCGCTACGGCCATTGGTAAAGACCCACAGTCACTTCCACGTATCGTCTTTCATGAGATTACCAAAACTGCAATCACCCATGCGCTTGAAAATCCTAGGGTTTTAGATGCGAGTAGCATTAACGCGCAACAAGCGAGACGCTTGCTAGATCGAATCGTTGGGTACAAGCTCTCTCCACTCCTCTCATCCAAAATCCAAAAAGGGTTAAGTGCAGGACGGGTTCAATCGTCCAGTCTTAAAATCATCGTGGATCGTGAAAAAGAGATCAAAGCCTTTAAAGAAGAAGAGTTCTGGAGCATCGATGCACTGTTTAACAAAACCATTGAATCCTCTTTGGTCGAGTTTGAAGGTGAAAAAATCGAAAAAATGACGATCACTAACACGGAACGTGCGCATGTGATCAAAGAAAAACTTCTCACAGAAGCTTTTAAAGTAGCCCTTTTAGAGAAAAAAGAGCGCGAAAGCTCTCCAAGTCCTGCGTTTATGACATCCACACTTCAACAAAGTGCGTCTAGTAGCCTAGGCTATTCACCTAAAAAAAGTATGATGATCGCGCAAACCTTGTACGAAGGTGTTAAAACACACCAAGGTGTCATGGGTGTCATCACCTATATGAGAACCGACTCCTTGAATATTTCCAAGGAAGCAATCGAAGCGGCACGTGATCAAATCAAAAAAAACTATGGCGATGCGTATCTGCCTGAAAAACCACGTTTTTATGCCAACAAATCTAAAAGTGCCCAAGAGGCGCACGAAGCGATTCGCCCTACTATCTTAGAATTTACTCCAAATATTGCCAAAGAGTTCCTAAAACCAGATGAACTCAAACTCTATACACTGATCTACAACCGCTTTTTAGCGTCTCAAATGAACAATGCACGTTTTGAATCCCAAACGCTGATGTTTGAAAGCAACAGTGGAAAGTTCAAAGCCAGCGGTCGCAAGCTTCTTTTTGATGGTTTTTATAAAGTGTATGGCGACAATGACAAAGACAAGCTTTTACCTGACCTTGCATTGGGACAAGAGGTCAAACTGACCAAAATTGATGCAAACCAACACTTTACAGAGCCACCATCACGTTACTCAGAAGCGAGCCTCATTAAAAAACTTGAAGGTCTTGGCATTGGTCGTCCATCAACCTATGCACCAACCATCTCGGTTTTAACGGCGCGTGATTACATTACGATTGAGAAAAAACAGATCATTCCTACCGAAATTGCCTTTCAAGTAACCGAGCTTTTAGAAAAGCATTTTCCCCAAATCGTTGACTCCTCGTTTACCTCTACTATGGAAGAGAGACTCGACTTAATCGCTGAAGACAAAGAGGATTGGCAGGCAATTTTATGGGAATTTTATGAGCCTTTTGAAGCACAAGTTGCCAAAGGTAAAACGGACATCGAAAGCCAAAAAGTGGTTGTTTTCACAGGCGAAATATGTCCAGATTGTGGTAAAGAACTTGTCAGACGTAAAGGTCGTTTTGGCGAGTTTATTGCATGCAGTACTTATCCTACATGTAAATACACCCAAAACCTTAAAAAAGTAAGTGAAACAGCGCCTAAGGAGAAAATAACCCTTGCGGTGCCTTGTCCTGAATGTGGAGGACCGATTTTGGAGCGTAGTTCACGTAGAGGTAAATTCTTTGGTTGTGGTAACTACCCAAAATGTAAATTTATCTCTAACCACGAACCGACGGAGAAAAAATGTCCTGAGTGTGACTACATTATGGCAAAACGTGAACTGCGTAAAAAAGAGATTTTTGAATGTATCAAATGCAAACACAAAGAGGACGCTTAAGTCGTTTTGACAGATAAAACCCTACGCACCCTTGGTGCTTGACTGCTTGCAAATCTGAATCTACAAGCAGTCTCAACTTTACATGTAAGGAATCTTCATTGATGAAAAAATCAATCTTTTTATGTTCTATTTGTAATATCTCCAGTGGAAGCTGTGCCGAGGATTGTGGATTTTGTACGCAAAGTGCGCACCATCATGCGGACATTGAACGTTACAAATATAAACCTGTCGATCAAATTGTTTTTGAAGCAAAAAGTGCCGCGAGCAATGGTGCTTTAGGATTTTGCCTTGTTACCTCAGGGCTGGGATTGGATGATAAAAAACTCGCCTTTGTCACCGAAGCGGCGCGCGCAGTGCGTTCAGTTCTTCCTGAGATTCATCTCATTGCCTGTAATGGCATGGCAAAT
Above is a genomic segment from Sulfurospirillum halorespirans DSM 13726 containing:
- a CDS encoding motility associated factor glycosyltransferase family protein, with product MDLYEKNFSELHKVSPIFAEAMQKAKEALLYEVFIEQENIETLNLVHTQSFKPLYDAKPHDILITQRDQYKQYQTYPYLYFFGFGNGVLLYELLQNIEHKRILVIEPDPSIVYIVFHLIDFSEALKNGRLVLVASSQISKPNMAGFFSKLEEQKYVKLYDLHIMSSYYETYHDIMMKANRAFIEGIQQIIAGIGNDAIDSLIGMEHHFMNLPLMLQTPSLFELIKKAKNTEIAVLASTGPSLAKQLPLLKEITPYVTIVAVDASFPVLTRHGIKPDIVVSMERVPLTGRFFKDTPKEAFDGVIFALSSLQHPEVIDNIKGGVIQMSMRPFGYMTLPGPQEWGYIGMGMSAANMAYELIYHSHFHTCVLIGQDLAYGEDGMSHSSGHLFGQDEVKQNKNDGWVEAYGGGKKIRTIAVWNMFRGFFEKDIRDTKESMLTINATEGGARIHGALELPFAEVIKTKVDQFKVKKPIVLKKIKPKELKNVKDLVEKKLKIMIAYIAKQREGVESLFLQIATVCEKADQEKMNLSELQALQKQIYDFRSVTETEMFKQAIWHIAQSMLMPYEIEIAKIEVRSTSTEEEAYQKLLDWMKVYQKWFFGLAGCIDAIQTAMKRKGSHYERQRRTKANAS
- a CDS encoding flagellin B produces the protein MSFRINTNIAALTAQTSLNKTSNSLNDSLSKLSSGLRINSAADDASGMSIADSLRSQASSLSQAISNANDGVSIAQIADGAMDEQISILDTIKTKAVQAAQDGQSSSSRQALQSDIASLLEELDNIASTTSYNGKNLLSGNFTNSEFQIGAYSNQTVSMSIASTSSDKIGQTRFETSDMGTTLGEATLTFSSSTGADVKIASVVISTSAGTGIGALADEINKSTDATGVTASWSLTETGSTAIASGTITNLTINGITIASSLDVEKNDSSGTVVDAINQYSDTTGVSASIDAEGKLELTSTDGRAIQLSGGSLTTVGISAGDYTGRLTLTRSGAADIVVTGYSSTGLSSAAEASLSLSDMMGEISSGDADAIGAYTSSTATGYGEDLTAGVTTYAGAQAMISIAQTAQETLDSIRADIGSVQNQLESTISNISVTQVNVTSAESQIRDVDFATESANYSKYNILSQSGSYALSQANASQENVLKLLQ
- the topA gene encoding type I DNA topoisomerase, coding for MKNLIIVESPTKAKTIKNFLGKDYTVVASKGHIRDLPKSSFGIKIDNQTFTPEYRIPKDHAAVVKEIKDLAKTADQVYIATDEDREGEAIGFHIATAIGKDPQSLPRIVFHEITKTAITHALENPRVLDASSINAQQARRLLDRIVGYKLSPLLSSKIQKGLSAGRVQSSSLKIIVDREKEIKAFKEEEFWSIDALFNKTIESSLVEFEGEKIEKMTITNTERAHVIKEKLLTEAFKVALLEKKERESSPSPAFMTSTLQQSASSSLGYSPKKSMMIAQTLYEGVKTHQGVMGVITYMRTDSLNISKEAIEAARDQIKKNYGDAYLPEKPRFYANKSKSAQEAHEAIRPTILEFTPNIAKEFLKPDELKLYTLIYNRFLASQMNNARFESQTLMFESNSGKFKASGRKLLFDGFYKVYGDNDKDKLLPDLALGQEVKLTKIDANQHFTEPPSRYSEASLIKKLEGLGIGRPSTYAPTISVLTARDYITIEKKQIIPTEIAFQVTELLEKHFPQIVDSSFTSTMEERLDLIAEDKEDWQAILWEFYEPFEAQVAKGKTDIESQKVVVFTGEICPDCGKELVRRKGRFGEFIACSTYPTCKYTQNLKKVSETAPKEKITLAVPCPECGGPILERSSRRGKFFGCGNYPKCKFISNHEPTEKKCPECDYIMAKRELRKKEIFECIKCKHKEDA